Proteins encoded within one genomic window of Setaria italica strain Yugu1 chromosome IV, Setaria_italica_v2.0, whole genome shotgun sequence:
- the LOC101763514 gene encoding F-box protein AFR-like: MSFSSMSKQQVLDAGEGAGEEVMELIPGLPEEVAEKCLLHLPFLYHRLFRTVSSTWNRFLTDAPAKPLLLAPPAAAAAPAGSVSFSLPFLFAFAFDPASRRLQCQALDPFSRRWLLLPPVPGGAAAGSFAVVGLPRRGEIYVIGGVEEGGDKAVRSVAVYSAARNGWEEAAAMRTPRGYMAAGEVGGRVVVAGEDGEAEVFDPEAGRWLPAAPRRGAAVARYDAAAAGGKLYVTEGWAWPFERAPRGAVYDAAADSWREMARGMREGWTGSCAVAGGRMYIVAEYGEWRLKRYDEARDEWRMVAGGGVPPGVRRPHVVAGEVGEVAGGRRRIYVVGAGLDVAVGTVSAAAAAGAPGVEEEVVEWEVVKGPAEFAGLAPCNAQVLYA; the protein is encoded by the coding sequence ATGAGCTTCTCGTCGATGAGCAAGCAGCAGGTGCTggacgccggcgagggcgcggggGAGGAGGTCATGGAGCTGATCCCTGGCCTGCCGGAGGAAGTGGCCGAGAAGTGCCTCCTCCACCTGCCCTTCCTCTACCACCGCCTCTTCCGCACCGTCTCCTCCACCTGGAACCGCTTCCTCACCGACGCCCCCGCCAAGCCGCTGCTGCTCGCTCCccccgcggctgcggcggcgcccgcggggTCGGTGTCCTTCTCGCTCCCATTCCTCTTCGCCTTCGCGTTCGACCCAGCGTCGCGGCGGCTCCAGTGCCAGGCGCTCGACCCATTCTCCCGGAGGTGGCTCCTGCTCCCGCCCGTGCccggcggcgcagcggccgGGTCGTTCGCGGTGGTCGggctcccccgccgcggcgaGATCTACGTGATtggcggcgtcgaggagggCGGCGACAAGGCCGTGCGCAGCGTGGCGGTGTACAGCGCCGCGCGGAACgggtgggaggaggcggcggcgatgcggacGCCCCGCGGGTACAtggcggccggggaggtgggggggcgcgtggtggtggccgggGAGGACGGGGAGGCGGAGGTGTTCGACCCGGAGGCCGGGCGGTGgctccccgccgcgccgcggcggggcgcggcggtggcgcggtacgacgccgcggcggcgggcgggaagCTGTACGTGACGGAGGGGTGGGCTTGGCCGTTCGAGCGCGCGCCGCGGGGCGCGGTGTACGACGCGGCGGCCGACTCGTGGCGCGAGATGGCGCGCGGGATGCGGGAGGGGTGGACGGGCTcctgcgccgtcgccggcggccggatgTACATCGTGGCGGAGTACGGGGAGTGGCGCCTGAAGCGGTACGACGAGGCACGGGACGAGTGGCggatggtggccggcggcggggtgccCCCCGGGGTGCGGCGCCCGCACGTTGTCGCGGGGGAGGTCggtgaggtcgccggcgggaggcggaggatatacgtcgtcggcgccggcctcgACGTCGCCGTGGGCACGgtgtccgccgccgctgccgccggtgcccccggcgtcgaggaggaggtggtggagtggGAGGTCGTCAAGGGCCCCGCCGAGTTCGCCGGCCTCGCGCCCTGCAACGCGCAGGTCCTCTACGCATGA